The proteins below come from a single Natranaerofaba carboxydovora genomic window:
- a CDS encoding chemotaxis protein CheA yields the protein MDMSQYMEVFVDEGREHLQTMNQKLIELEKDPENRSILDSLFRVAHTLKGMSATMGYQGVSEYTHKMENVLDVLRQGKAKATAEIIDLLLEGADALEEFIESVAEGEEVDLDFASLQKKLESTAKGIIDKADEKESETGDVSDKQQSKEETAAAEAEAEAETETETVENGSESSGSGIIDEGQEEVDSSILQLNEYEKNIIADAKEKDFGTYYIEVTLDSETLLKGARAFMVFQKLEEIGEIIKSDPDVEAIEDEDFEDKFNVIIVTKSDADVVKEKVELVSEIEKVIIASVNISGKSETPETNEKEPAGVSQETALDKSSKESSSQAITEKGEPGKDQSDEKEKDSGQKIKTGKTVRVDIERLDKLMNLVSELVINKTRLEQIAVTEEVQGLLKTSEQFSRITSEIQNVVMQVRMVPLEQVFSRFPRMVRDLSRSLDKEVEFTIEGEETELDRSLIDEIGDPLMHLIRNSIDHGIEDSETRKKNSKPAKGKAHLKAYHNENNVVIEVEDDGKGMDAKIVRQKALEKGVIDTNQSEKLSDSEVLDLLFEPGFSTSDKVSDVSGRGVGLDVVKSKIEGLGGRVEIDSVVNQGSKFTMYLPLTLAIIQALMVKIEDEQYAVPLAAIEETTLLTSSDIDQVSGQDVLRLRDRIVPIVNMKDVLKFENDQSLEEDLNEEKFAIIVSKGDKKAGLIVDELIGQQEVVIKSLGTYLGDIKGFTGATILGDGRVALILDVNSLIF from the coding sequence ATGGATATGTCGCAATATATGGAGGTATTTGTTGACGAAGGAAGAGAGCATCTGCAGACAATGAATCAAAAACTAATCGAACTTGAAAAGGATCCAGAAAATCGTTCGATACTTGATTCATTATTCAGGGTAGCTCATACCCTTAAAGGCATGTCTGCAACCATGGGATATCAAGGGGTTTCTGAATACACCCATAAAATGGAAAACGTACTTGATGTACTTCGCCAGGGAAAAGCAAAAGCTACTGCTGAAATTATTGATTTGCTTTTGGAAGGAGCAGACGCATTAGAAGAATTTATTGAAAGCGTGGCTGAAGGTGAGGAAGTTGACTTAGACTTTGCAAGTTTACAAAAGAAACTAGAATCTACTGCTAAAGGAATAATTGATAAAGCAGATGAAAAAGAAAGTGAAACAGGCGATGTATCAGATAAGCAGCAGTCTAAAGAAGAGACTGCTGCAGCGGAAGCAGAAGCAGAAGCAGAAACTGAAACTGAAACTGTAGAAAATGGGAGCGAGAGTTCTGGCTCTGGCATAATTGATGAGGGTCAGGAAGAAGTAGATTCATCTATTCTTCAGCTTAATGAATACGAAAAAAACATAATTGCAGATGCGAAAGAAAAAGACTTTGGCACTTATTACATTGAAGTTACCTTAGATTCAGAAACACTTCTTAAAGGTGCTAGAGCTTTTATGGTTTTTCAAAAACTAGAAGAGATTGGAGAAATAATTAAATCGGATCCTGATGTTGAAGCAATTGAAGATGAAGACTTTGAAGATAAATTTAATGTTATTATAGTTACTAAGTCTGATGCAGATGTAGTCAAAGAAAAAGTCGAGCTTGTATCCGAAATAGAAAAAGTCATTATAGCATCAGTCAACATATCTGGAAAATCAGAAACACCAGAGACAAATGAAAAAGAGCCTGCAGGTGTATCACAGGAAACGGCATTAGATAAAAGCTCAAAAGAATCTAGTTCTCAGGCTATTACTGAAAAAGGTGAGCCAGGTAAGGATCAATCAGATGAAAAAGAAAAAGATAGCGGACAAAAAATAAAAACAGGTAAAACAGTAAGAGTTGATATAGAGAGGCTAGATAAGCTGATGAATCTTGTTAGTGAATTAGTTATTAACAAGACTAGACTTGAGCAAATCGCTGTTACAGAAGAGGTGCAGGGTCTACTTAAAACCAGTGAACAGTTTAGTCGAATAACAAGCGAAATACAAAACGTTGTCATGCAGGTAAGAATGGTTCCTTTGGAACAAGTATTTAGTAGATTCCCAAGGATGGTAAGGGATTTGTCTAGAAGTCTTGATAAAGAGGTGGAGTTTACCATAGAGGGTGAGGAAACAGAACTTGACAGGTCTCTTATTGATGAGATAGGAGATCCGTTAATGCATCTAATCAGAAATTCCATAGATCATGGAATTGAAGATAGTGAAACCAGGAAGAAAAATTCAAAACCTGCAAAAGGGAAAGCACACTTAAAAGCATATCACAATGAAAATAATGTTGTAATAGAAGTTGAAGATGATGGCAAGGGAATGGATGCAAAAATAGTACGGCAAAAAGCCCTTGAAAAAGGTGTTATAGATACAAATCAGAGTGAAAAGCTATCTGACTCTGAAGTTTTAGATCTCTTATTTGAGCCAGGATTTAGTACTTCTGATAAAGTTTCGGATGTATCAGGAAGAGGAGTAGGGTTAGATGTTGTTAAAAGTAAGATAGAAGGCTTAGGTGGTAGGGTAGAGATAGATAGTGTAGTAAACCAGGGTAGTAAATTTACTATGTATTTACCACTGACACTTGCAATCATTCAGGCACTTATGGTAAAGATAGAAGATGAACAGTATGCTGTACCCCTTGCTGCTATAGAGGAGACCACTCTTCTAACCTCATCTGACATTGATCAAGTATCTGGCCAGGATGTTTTAAGATTAAGAGATAGGATTGTACCTATTGTTAATATGAAAGATGTGCTAAAGTTTGAAAATGATCAAAGCCTAGAAGAAGATTTGAATGAAGAAAAATTTGCGATAATTGTAAGTAAAGGTGACAAAAAAGCTGGGTTAATTGTAGATGAATTGATCGGACAACAGGAGGTTGTAATAAAATCACTTGGTACCTACCTGGGAGATATTAAAGGATTCACAGGAGCTACTATCTTGGGTGATGGTAGGGTTGCATTAATCTTAGATGTTAACTCTCTAATATTTTAA
- a CDS encoding chemotaxis protein CheW, which translates to MSENKEVQEQVSQEKQFIVFRLGEEQYGVEILQVQTIERMLPITRVPHAPEFVEGVSNLRGSVVPIIDLRSRLGLPSKEATNESRIITVKMDDVMVGMIVDAASDVVKVPINAIEPPPSVIGGVESTYLEGVAKLEDRLLVLLKLSEVLKKEEVQQLKKI; encoded by the coding sequence ATGTCTGAAAATAAAGAGGTTCAAGAGCAAGTAAGTCAGGAAAAACAATTTATTGTATTTAGACTTGGAGAAGAACAATATGGGGTTGAAATTTTGCAGGTACAGACTATAGAGAGAATGTTACCTATTACCCGTGTACCTCATGCACCAGAGTTTGTTGAAGGAGTTTCTAATTTAAGAGGTAGCGTGGTTCCAATTATAGATCTAAGAAGTCGCCTTGGACTTCCATCAAAAGAAGCAACCAATGAATCAAGGATAATAACTGTTAAGATGGATGATGTGATGGTTGGAATGATCGTTGATGCTGCTTCTGATGTGGTCAAAGTGCCAATAAATGCTATAGAACCTCCACCGAGTGTTATTGGTGGTGTTGAATCTACTTATTTAGAAGGTGTTGCGAAATTGGAAGATAGACTATTGGTATTATTAAAGCTTTCAGAAGTTTTAAAGAAAGAAGAAGTTCAGCAGTTAAAAAAGATCTAA
- a CDS encoding chemotaxis protein CheC, which yields MTEQQPYEEFHLDALKEIGNIGAGNATTALSNLLSRSIEMSVPEVNILPFDEVPYVVGGPEELVVGIYLQVEGEAPGSLMLLLEKEDAIKLVSILMTGEIPDDVSDKNIEDMEQSALMETGNILASSYISALSDFTRLGMAPTVPALAIDMAGAILEVILLQVGDVSEHVLMIGTEFSYDKNKIRGHFFLIPEDNSFSKILKSLGIDDGSN from the coding sequence ATGACAGAACAGCAGCCATATGAAGAATTTCATTTAGATGCATTAAAAGAGATTGGGAATATAGGTGCCGGTAATGCCACTACCGCTCTTTCTAATCTTCTTTCACGTTCTATTGAAATGAGTGTACCCGAGGTCAATATTTTGCCTTTTGATGAGGTTCCATATGTGGTCGGAGGTCCGGAAGAGCTGGTAGTAGGGATTTATCTACAAGTAGAAGGAGAAGCCCCTGGTTCATTGATGTTGCTACTAGAAAAAGAGGATGCTATCAAATTAGTAAGTATATTAATGACTGGTGAAATACCTGATGATGTAAGCGATAAGAACATTGAAGATATGGAGCAGTCTGCTTTAATGGAAACAGGTAATATATTAGCAAGTTCTTATATTTCTGCTTTATCAGACTTTACAAGACTTGGTATGGCCCCCACTGTGCCAGCATTAGCAATAGATATGGCAGGAGCAATTTTGGAAGTTATATTATTACAAGTAGGCGATGTAAGTGAACATGTCTTAATGATAGGTACCGAGTTTAGTTACGATAAAAACAAAATAAGAGGCCATTTCTTTTTAATACCTGAAGACAATTCATTTTCAAAAATATTAAAGTCGTTGGGTATAGACGATGGCAGTAATTAA